In the Phaseolus vulgaris cultivar G19833 chromosome 7, P. vulgaris v2.0, whole genome shotgun sequence genome, one interval contains:
- the LOC137829141 gene encoding uncharacterized protein, whose amino-acid sequence MWHKEAFSYGSHIIGTGFIAIVGYHLKAKRQCVVVNVYAGCNLKDKVEQWEALTVLKQSHVNVAWVVCGDFNVVRREEERKGIRGCSSQKKEMDGFNKFIDNNALLDIPCVGKKYTWYKANGTAKSKLNRFLVSEEWLQIWPASKQYSLPRTVSDHCALVLKLCIKDWGPKPFRSLDVWLKEPGFRAMVKHKWESFERRIISEIEELDGKDDIEGLKEAGRMRRMELLSQLGLVDKKLDSIYRQKARVNWTKHGDMNSKFFHSAIRWRRLKNEIKGVEVDSQWCEDLQIVRREAKMLFEKRFMATQEVGVNLGSVEFKYLPLEGLSQKGVMRLPLLLYPSVVMANEVLKDIKRKKKSGVCLKVDFEKAYDSVRWSFLLDMLRRLGFHDRWLVWIKGCLISSSVSVLVNGSPFEEFKPTRGLRQGDPLAPFLFLVVAKGLTGMVRQTLRMDLLRGVKVGRNSIECCLLQFADDTLFMCEDSFDNIFAIKAILRCYELASSLKSTSTSPSWQVLEWIVSS is encoded by the exons ATGTGGCACAAAGAAGCCTTCTCTTATGGCAGCCATATTATAGGTACTGGCTTTATTGCAATTGTTGGGTATCACCTTAAAGCAAAACGCCAGTGTGTGGTAGTGAATGTTTATGCAGGTTGCAATTTAAAGGACAAGGTTGAGCAGTGGGAAGCTTTGACGGTACTCAAGCAATCTCATGTCAACGTGGCTTGGGTCGTGTGTGGTGATTTCAATGTTGTTCGAAGGGAGGAAGAAAGGAAAGGGATTAGAGGTTGCTCAAGCCAAAAGAAGGAGATGGATggttttaacaagttcattgaCAATAATGCTCTGTTGGACATCCCCTGTGTAGGTAAGAAGTACACTTGGTACAAGGCTAATGGTACAGCAAAAAGCAAATTAAATAGGTTCCTTGTCTCTGAAGAATGGCTTCAGATATGGCCAGCGTCCAAGCAATATTCACTACCTAGAACAGTATCAGACCACTGTGCTCTGGTCTTGAAATTGTGTATTAAAGACTGGGGTCCTAAACCGTTTAGGTCCCTTGATGTGTGGCTTAAGGAACCTGGTTTCAGGGCTATGGTGAAGCACAAATGGGAATCCTTTGAG AGGCGTATCATATCCGAAATTGAGGAGCTGGATGGTAAGGACGACATTGAAGGTTTAAAGGAAGCTGGGAGGATGAGAAGGATGGAGTTACTTAGTCAACTGGGGTTGGTTGACAAAAAACTTGATTCTATATATAGGCAAAAAGCAAGAGTGAACTGGACCAAGCATGGAGACATGAATTCGAAATTTTTCCATAGTGCCATTAGATGGAGAAGACTTAAAAACGAGATCAAAGGGGTGGAGGTGGATTCCCAATGGTGTGAGGATCTGCAGATTGTGCGTAGGGAAGCAAAGATGTTGTTCGAAAAGAGGTTCATGGCTACACAGGAAGTGGGTGTAAATCTGGGGTCAGTAGAGTTCAAATATCTGCCTCTAGAG GGTCTTTCCCAAAAGGGTGTAATGCGTCTTCCATTGCTCTTGTACCCAAG TGTTGTTATGGCAAACGAAGTACTCAAGGACAttaagaggaagaagaagagtgGGGTATGCTTAAAGGTGGACTTTGAAAAGGCGTATGATTCTGTAAGGTGGAGCTTCTTGCTTGATATGTTGCGGAGGTTGGGTTTTCATGATAGATGGTTAGTATGGATCAAAGGGTGTCTGATTTCATCATCTGTATCTGTACTGGTTAATGGAAGCCCCTTTGAGGAATTCAAACCAACTAGGGGTTTGAGACAGGGTGACCCTTTGGCTCCCTTCTTGTTTCTAGTGGTGGCTAAAGGTTTAACAGGGATGGTGAGACAAACTCTGAGAATGGATCTGCTTAGGGGAGTTAAGGTGGGAAGGAATAGTATCGAATGTTGTCTTTTACAGTTTGCAGATGACACACTCTTCATGTGTGAGGATTCCTTTGATAatatttttgctatcaaagccATTCTTCGGTGTTACGAATTGGCCTCTAGCTTAAAGTCAACTTCCACAAGTCCAAGCTGGCAGGTATTGGAGTGGATAGTTTCGTCCTGA